From the Bos indicus x Bos taurus breed Angus x Brahman F1 hybrid chromosome 27, Bos_hybrid_MaternalHap_v2.0, whole genome shotgun sequence genome, one window contains:
- the PLAT gene encoding tissue-type plasminogen activator produces the protein MMSAMKTEFLCVLLLCGAVFTSPSQETYRRLRRGARSYKVTCRDGKTQMTYRQHDSWLRPLLRGNQVEHCWCDGGRAQCHSVPVRSCSEPWCFNGGTCRQALYSSDFVCQCPEGFMGKLCEIDATATCYKDQGVAYRGTWSTAESGAECANWNSSGLAMKPYSGRRPNAIRLGLGNHNYCRNPDQDSKPWCYVFKAGKYVSEFCSTPACAKVAEEDGDCYTGNGLAYRGTRSHTKSGASCLPWNSVFLTSKIYTAWKSNAPALGLGKHNHCRNPDGDAQPWCHVWKDRQLTWEYCDVPQCVTCGLRQYKRPQFRIKGGLFADITSHPWQAAIFVKNRRSPGERFLCGGILISSCWVLSAAHCFQERYPPHHLKVFLGRTYRLVPGEEEQMFEVEKYIIHKEFDDDTYDNDIALLHLKSDSLTCARESASVRTICLPDASLQLPDWTECELSGYGKHESSSPFFSERLKEAHVRLYPSSRCTSQHLFNRTVTNNMLCAGDTRSGGDHTNLHDACQGDSGGPLVCMKDNHMTLVGIISWGLGCGRKDVPGVYTKVTNYLDWIRDNTRP, from the exons TGACCTGCAGAGATGGAAAAACGCAGATGACGTACCGCCAACACGACTCCTGGCTGCGACCCCTGCTCAGGGGCAACCAAGTGGAGCACTGCTGGTGCGACGGCGGCCGGGCCCAGTGCCACTCGGTGCCCGTCAGAA GTTGCAGTGAACCTTGGTGTTTCAATGGGGGGACATGTCGGCAGGCCCTCTATTCTTCAGACTTTGTCTGCCAGTGCCCAGAAGGGTTCATGGGGAAGCTCTGTGAAATAG ATGCTACCGCCACGTGCTATAAGGACCAGGGTGTCGCCTACAGAGGCACGTGGAGCACGGCAGAGAGCGGGGCTGAGTGCGCCAACTGGAACAGCAGCGGCCTGGCCATGAAGCCGTACAGCGGGCGCAGGCCCAACGCCATCAGGCTGGGCcttgggaaccacaactactgcag AAACCCGGACCAAGACTCAAAGCCCTGGTGCTACGTCTTCAAGGCAGGGAAATACGTCTCTGAGTTCTGCAGCACTCCAGCCTGCGCTAAGG TTGCAGAAGAAGATGGGGACTGCTACACTGGAAACGGGCTGGCGTACCGCGGCACCCGCAGCCACACCAAGTCTGGGGCTTCCTGCCTCCCGTGGAATTCCGTGTTCCTAACCAGCAAGATTTACACCGCCTGGAAGAGCAACGCGCCGGCCCTGGGCCTGGGGAAGCACAACCACTGCAG GAATCCCGATGGGGACGCCCAGCCTTGGTGCCACGTGTGGAAGGACCGCCAGCTGACCTGGGAGTACTGTGATGTGCCCCAGTGCG TCACCTGTGGCCTGAGACAGTACAAGCGGCCCCAGTTCCGCATCAAAGGAGGCCTCTTCGCGGACATCACCTCCCACCCCTGGCAGGCCGCGATCTTCGTCAAGAACAGGCGGTCCCCGGGAGAGCGGTTTCTGTGTGGGGGGATCCTGATCAGCTCCTGCTGGGTGCTGTCGGCCGCCCACTGCTTCCAGGAGAG GTACCCGCCTCACCATCTCAAGGTGTTCCTGGGCAGGACGTACCGGCTGGTCCCTGGAGAGGAGGAACAGATGTTTGAAGTAGAAAAATACATCATCCACAAGGAATTTGATGATGACACTTATGACAATGACATCG CGCTGCTGCACCTGAAATCAGACTCGCTGACCTGCGCCCGGGAGAGTGCCTCCGTCCGCACCATCTGCCTCCCAGACGCCAGCCTGCAGCTGCCCGACTGGACGGAGTGCGAGCTGTCCGGCTATGGGAAACACGAGTCCT CTTCTCCGTTCTTTTCCGAGCGGCTGAAGGAGGCTCACGTCAGGTTGTACCCATCCAGCCGCTGCACTTCCCAACACTTGTTTAACAGGACCGTCACCAACAACATGCTGTGTGCCGGAGACACACGGAGCGGTGGGGACCACACAAACCTGCACGATGCCTGCCAG GGTGACTCGGGCGGCCCCCTGGTGTGTATGAAGGACAACCACATGACCTTGGTCGGCATCATCAGCTGGGGCCTGGGCTGCGGGCGGAAGGACGTCCCGGGCGTGTACACCAAGGTGACTAACTACCTGGACTGGATCCGAGACAACACTCGCCCATGA